The genome window GTTCATGTCGTTCATTGTCGTTCAGTGTACAAGTTACACAATTGCTGTATATACGATTTGACAAGCTACGCGAGCCGGGGTTTAATCGGATGTATCGGATTTGTCGAGATAATCTTCGATTTTTTTTACGGCCAGGTGGTAGGAGGCTTTTAGGGCACCAACTGACGTTCCCGTGATGTCTGCAATCTCCTCATACTTCATGTCATCGAAGTATTTCATGTTGAAAACCAGTCGCTGCTTATCCGGTAACTTCAGGAGGGCTTTCTGCAACTTCAGTTGTATTTCTTCCCCGCTTAGCTCGTTGCCTGACGTAACAAAATCCGAGTTGCTCTCCAGCTTCTCCATCAATTCGCCTTCAACATCCCCGATCGGTAGAAAAAAACGGCGACGTTTTTTGTTCAGAAAATTGAGGCACTCGTTGGTCGCAATGCGGTATATCCAGGTGTATAACTGACTATCACCCCGAAACTGTTCCAGGCTGTTCCATACTTTAATAAACGTTTCCTGCACCAAATCATCGGCGTCATCGTGATCAAT of Spirosoma agri contains these proteins:
- a CDS encoding RNA polymerase sigma factor; amino-acid sequence: MTDAELLAKYRDPSTRNYAFNLLVRQYQQKIYWHIRKMVIDHDDADDLVQETFIKVWNSLEQFRGDSQLYTWIYRIATNECLNFLNKKRRRFFLPIGDVEGELMEKLESNSDFVTSGNELSGEEIQLKLQKALLKLPDKQRLVFNMKYFDDMKYEEIADITGTSVGALKASYHLAVKKIEDYLDKSDTSD